In Vibrio sp. STUT-A11, a genomic segment contains:
- a CDS encoding sodium:proton antiporter, with translation MSVYHTLCFLSAAAMLIAFVNSKIGKMQTTIAITAGSMVLSLLILIAGQNNWFHLTEIATETVTRINFEDFLLKGILGFLLFAGGLGIKLPNLKDQKWEITVLALAATLFSTFFIGFALYGICLLIGIKFDLIYCLLFGSLISPTDPIAVLAIVKKLDAPKRISTQIEGESLFNDGFGLVIFVTLFTIAFGTEAPTVGSVTMLFIQEAIGGIFYGFLLGLLFHYLISATNDHSMELLLTIGVPTAGYAFAEYLHVSGPLAMVVSGIMIGNWTRFIGFSKESEDHLDHFWELVDEFLNGVLFLLIGMSMLLFKFHQEDWIMMAIAVPLVLASRYLSVFLSYIGFKRYRKYNRWSVKILTWGGLRGGLALAMALSIPSGIWVVQDKLIDVKEIILVMTYAVVVFSILIQGSTITPMIEKAKEEEKKMEEERNALAASETKEHSVVQEPKEQLES, from the coding sequence ATGTCGGTCTATCATACTTTATGTTTTCTCTCCGCTGCTGCGATGCTAATAGCCTTTGTAAACAGCAAAATAGGAAAGATGCAAACCACCATCGCCATTACCGCAGGTTCAATGGTACTTTCTCTCCTCATCCTAATTGCTGGTCAAAATAACTGGTTCCATCTCACAGAGATAGCGACAGAAACAGTAACCAGAATCAACTTCGAAGACTTCTTGCTCAAAGGTATCCTTGGATTTTTGCTATTTGCAGGCGGCTTAGGAATTAAACTACCAAACCTGAAAGATCAGAAGTGGGAAATCACAGTATTAGCACTCGCAGCCACTCTGTTTTCAACATTCTTCATCGGTTTTGCTCTATATGGAATCTGCTTACTGATCGGAATTAAGTTTGACTTAATTTACTGCCTACTATTCGGTTCATTGATCTCCCCAACTGACCCGATAGCCGTTCTCGCCATTGTGAAAAAATTAGATGCTCCAAAACGTATCTCGACACAAATTGAAGGTGAGTCATTGTTCAATGACGGCTTCGGTCTGGTTATTTTTGTCACCTTATTTACTATCGCATTTGGCACTGAAGCACCTACCGTAGGCAGCGTCACAATGCTCTTTATCCAGGAAGCGATTGGGGGGATCTTTTATGGTTTCCTACTTGGCTTGCTGTTCCACTACTTAATTAGTGCGACCAATGACCACTCAATGGAGCTGCTACTTACTATTGGTGTGCCAACTGCAGGTTATGCTTTCGCAGAATACCTTCACGTTTCAGGCCCATTAGCAATGGTTGTATCTGGGATTATGATTGGCAACTGGACACGCTTTATTGGCTTCTCTAAAGAGAGTGAAGACCACCTCGACCACTTCTGGGAATTGGTCGATGAGTTTCTAAATGGCGTTCTGTTCCTTTTAATCGGTATGTCGATGCTGCTGTTCAAATTCCACCAAGAAGACTGGATCATGATGGCCATCGCCGTACCTCTAGTACTAGCATCACGTTACCTTAGTGTCTTTCTCTCATACATTGGCTTTAAGCGATACAGAAAATATAACCGTTGGTCAGTCAAGATCCTGACCTGGGGTGGCCTGCGTGGTGGTCTAGCGCTTGCAATGGCACTTTCTATCCCGTCAGGAATATGGGTCGTACAAGACAAGTTGATCGACGTAAAAGAGATCATCCTGGTAATGACTTACGCCGTGGTTGTGTTCTCTATTTTGATTCAAGGCTCAACCATTACACCAATGATTGAAAAAGCCAAAGAAGAAGAAAAGAAGATGGAGGAAGAGCGTAACGCTTTAGCCGCCTCCGAAACCAAAGAGCATAGCGTAGTGCAAGAGCCGAAAGAACAGCTTGAATCTTAA